From Sodalis glossinidius str. 'morsitans', the proteins below share one genomic window:
- a CDS encoding amino acid ABC transporter permease, translating to MPPWLQLMYDSFWRLFTAGLMFTLPLALLSFVGGLVLGFLVALVRLYGPQPLKGIADFYVWVIRGTPLLVQLFLIFYGLPSAGVTLDAFPAALIGFTLSVGAYGSEIIRGAIVSVPKAQWEAAWAIGMNSTQAMRRVILPQSVFVSIPPLANSFISLIKDTSLAAVITVPEMFLAAQRIVSVTYEPLILYIEAAAIYLLFSTVLSKVQNRLEVYFRRYE from the coding sequence ATGCCGCCATGGCTGCAATTGATGTACGACTCCTTTTGGCGTTTGTTTACAGCCGGGCTAATGTTTACCCTGCCGCTGGCTCTGCTGTCATTTGTCGGCGGCCTGGTGCTGGGGTTTCTGGTGGCGCTGGTTCGTTTGTATGGCCCGCAACCGCTGAAAGGGATCGCTGATTTTTATGTCTGGGTTATCCGGGGAACACCGCTGCTGGTGCAGCTGTTTTTGATTTTCTATGGTCTGCCGAGCGCAGGCGTCACCCTCGACGCTTTTCCAGCGGCGCTTATTGGATTTACCTTGAGCGTCGGCGCTTATGGCTCGGAAATCATCCGCGGCGCTATTGTTTCGGTGCCCAAGGCACAATGGGAAGCCGCCTGGGCTATCGGGATGAATTCAACTCAGGCGATGCGCAGGGTTATTTTGCCCCAGTCGGTATTTGTTTCTATACCTCCTCTGGCCAATTCGTTTATCTCGTTGATAAAAGACACATCGCTGGCGGCGGTGATTACTGTGCCGGAAATGTTTCTGGCCGCGCAACGCATTGTGTCAGTGACCTATGAGCCGTTAATTCTTTATATCGAAGCGGCGGCAATTTATCTGCTGTTCAGTACGGTGCTCAGCAAAGTGCAAAATCGTCTTGAGGTCTATTTCCGCCGCTACGAATAA
- a CDS encoding amino acid ABC transporter substrate-binding protein, which produces MKKITLALLFSTLAFTAAQAVAADDLAAIKSSGTITFGTEGTYAPYTFHDEIDKLVGFDVDLGRAVAQKLGVKAKFIEGRWDGLIAGLDGKRYDAVINQVGITPERQAKYDFSKPYIDSKVVLITRDDNTTIKNFSDLKGQKSAQSLTSNYSQLASKYGADIVPTDSFTQSIGLVITGRAAATFNDNLSFLDFKKHQPNVKVKVAASEPANAPSGILVRKNQTALVDAINKALDEIKVDGTYKTISLRYFGQDVSQ; this is translated from the coding sequence ATGAAAAAAATAACTTTGGCACTGTTATTCAGTACCCTCGCATTTACCGCAGCGCAGGCAGTGGCCGCCGACGATTTGGCGGCCATTAAATCCTCTGGTACCATTACCTTCGGTACCGAAGGAACTTATGCGCCCTACACTTTTCACGATGAGATCGACAAACTGGTCGGCTTCGATGTTGACCTGGGCCGCGCAGTGGCTCAGAAGCTGGGCGTCAAGGCCAAGTTTATCGAAGGTCGCTGGGACGGTCTCATTGCCGGTCTGGACGGTAAACGTTACGACGCGGTAATTAATCAGGTAGGCATTACGCCGGAGCGACAGGCGAAATATGATTTCTCCAAGCCTTATATCGATTCCAAGGTGGTGTTGATAACCCGCGACGACAATACCACGATTAAAAACTTCAGCGATCTGAAAGGCCAGAAATCCGCGCAAAGTCTGACCAGCAATTATTCCCAGCTTGCCAGCAAATATGGCGCCGATATAGTGCCGACTGATAGCTTTACGCAATCGATCGGTCTGGTTATAACCGGCCGCGCGGCCGCTACGTTCAATGATAATTTGTCGTTCCTGGATTTCAAAAAACACCAGCCGAATGTCAAAGTGAAAGTCGCCGCTTCTGAACCCGCCAATGCGCCGTCAGGCATTTTAGTGCGTAAAAACCAAACCGCGCTGGTGGACGCCATTAATAAAGCCCTGGATGAAATTAAAGTCGACGGCACGTATAAAACTATTTCGCTGCGCTATTTCGGCCAGGACGTTTCTCAGTAA
- a CDS encoding regulatory protein RecX → MELLQKGIDRDDIDAAFAVAVKKFGQPLPDAPQIKIKLQRYLLSRGFSFDEICSIYTNL, encoded by the coding sequence ATGGAGCTGTTGCAAAAAGGCATCGACAGGGATGATATCGATGCGGCCTTCGCCGTAGCGGTAAAAAAGTTCGGTCAGCCGCTGCCGGACGCGCCGCAGATCAAAATCAAACTACAGCGTTATCTTCTCTCCCGTGGCTTTTCCTTCGACGAAATCTGCTCTATTTATACAAATTTATAA
- the recA gene encoding recombinase RecA gives MAIDENKQKALAAALGQIEKQFGKGSIMRLGEDRSMDVETISTGSLSLDIALGAGGLPMGRIVEIYGPESSGKTTLTLQVIAAAQREVKTCAFIDAEHALDPIYAKKLGVDIDNLLCSQPDTGEQALEICDALTRSGAVDVIIVDSVAALTPKAEIEGEIGDSHMGLAARMMSQAMRKLAGNLKNANTLLIFINQIRMKIGVMFGNPETTTGGNALKFYASVRLDIRRIGSVKEGDVVVGSETRVKVVKNKVAAPFKQAEFQIMYGEGINIRGELVDLGVKHKLIEKAGAWYSYNGEKIGQGKANACSFLKDHPEVAAELDKKLRDMLLHSAEGNSLVSDVESEDEGASESNEEF, from the coding sequence ATGGCTATTGATGAGAATAAACAAAAGGCGTTAGCGGCAGCACTGGGCCAGATTGAAAAGCAATTCGGCAAGGGCTCGATCATGCGTCTGGGTGAAGATCGCTCCATGGATGTTGAAACGATCTCCACAGGTTCTCTGTCTCTGGATATAGCGTTGGGCGCCGGTGGGCTTCCCATGGGCCGCATCGTCGAAATCTACGGCCCGGAATCATCGGGTAAAACGACCCTGACCCTGCAGGTCATCGCCGCGGCGCAGCGTGAAGTCAAAACCTGCGCCTTTATCGATGCTGAACACGCCCTGGATCCCATCTATGCCAAAAAGCTGGGCGTCGATATCGACAATCTGCTGTGCTCCCAGCCGGATACCGGCGAACAGGCGCTGGAAATCTGTGACGCCTTGACCCGCTCCGGCGCGGTAGACGTCATCATCGTCGACTCCGTGGCAGCGCTGACGCCGAAAGCAGAAATCGAGGGCGAAATCGGCGATTCCCATATGGGGCTGGCCGCCCGTATGATGAGCCAGGCGATGCGGAAACTGGCGGGCAACCTGAAAAACGCCAACACACTCCTGATTTTCATCAACCAGATCCGTATGAAGATCGGCGTCATGTTCGGCAATCCGGAAACCACCACCGGCGGTAATGCGCTTAAGTTTTACGCGTCGGTTCGCCTGGATATCCGTCGTATCGGCTCGGTAAAAGAAGGCGATGTGGTGGTGGGCAGTGAAACCCGCGTCAAAGTCGTGAAGAACAAAGTTGCCGCGCCGTTTAAACAGGCCGAATTCCAGATCATGTACGGCGAAGGTATCAATATTCGCGGTGAATTGGTTGATTTGGGCGTCAAGCACAAGCTAATTGAGAAAGCCGGCGCCTGGTACAGCTACAACGGCGAGAAGATCGGCCAGGGCAAAGCCAATGCCTGCAGCTTCTTGAAGGATCATCCCGAGGTGGCGGCTGAGCTGGACAAAAAGCTGCGCGACATGTTGCTGCACAGCGCTGAAGGCAACAGCCTGGTCAGCGACGTGGAAAGTGAGGATGAAGGCGCTAGCGAGAGCAATGAAGAGTTTTAA